CTGCTATCGGAACCGGCTCGCGTGCGAAATTGCGTCCGGTACACTCAAAGCATGACGGACCGACACCCCTATCGAATTTCCGGCGATTTACCCCTCGCGATCGGACCCCTGAGCGACGCCCCATCCGATCGAGATTTCGTCGCACTATGTTGCTGGTTGCAAGAAAATCGAGCTTGGGTCCACGAGCAGCTCATGGAGCACGGCGCTCTGCGTTTTCGCGGTTTCGGGATCGACACACCCAAGCACTTTGAAATTCTTGCTCGCTCGATCGACGCAGAACTCAAAAACAACTACCTCGGTACGTCGCCGCGCAACGAGCTCACGGAGTACGTCTTCAGCGCGAGCGAATTGCCCGACTACTTTCCGATTCCTCAGCACTGCGAAATGAGCTTTTGCAGTACGCCGCCACGTCGACTCTTCTTTCAATGCCTCGAAGCACCCGCTGCCGGCAGTGGCGAAACGACTCTCTGCGATTTTCGCAAGGTCTGGCGCGATCTTCCCGACGAAATCTGCAAGCGATTCGAAGAGAAGGGTATCCGTATCGTGCGGAACTATGCCTGCAGGAACACAGAGTCCACGGAAAACGAGCGAAGCAACGATCCAACCATGCTCAAGAGTTGGGACGAGATGTTCGGGACCACCGATCGTAATGAAGTCGAAAAGCAGTGCCGCGAAGAGGGATTCGAAACCGAGTGGCTCGAGCACGACGGCCTGCGCCTGACCAGCACGCAGCCGGTGTTCAGGGATCATCCAGTCACCGGAACCCGAGCCTGGTTCAATCACACGACGACTTTTCATTCGGGCACTGCGCTCGCCGAGCTTTCACGCATTGCGAAGTACCGTCCCAGCGAGCGACACCAGGGGTTGGTGAAGATTGCGACATTGCTACAGGAAAAACTCGAAGCCACACCTCCCGAAGAGCGCTCGATGCACTGCACTCATCTCGACGGCAGTGAAATCTCACAGGCCGACCTCGAAGTCGTGCGCGACACGATCTGGAAGCATCTGGTTGTAGAGCCCTGGGAAAGGGGCGACGTCGTGGCAATCGACAACTATTCCATTTCCCACGGCCGCCTTCCTTATGAAGGAGCCAGGAAGATTGCGGTTTGCTGGGCTTGATCGGTAATCAGCACCGTAGACTTCGAGCCCTGGTTCTTTTGTGCGCCACGCTGCCGATCTTCGGCACCGCGTGCTCTACTGAAGCCAAGCGGCCCAATGTT
This genomic interval from Myxococcales bacterium contains the following:
- a CDS encoding TauD/TfdA family dioxygenase, which produces MTDRHPYRISGDLPLAIGPLSDAPSDRDFVALCCWLQENRAWVHEQLMEHGALRFRGFGIDTPKHFEILARSIDAELKNNYLGTSPRNELTEYVFSASELPDYFPIPQHCEMSFCSTPPRRLFFQCLEAPAAGSGETTLCDFRKVWRDLPDEICKRFEEKGIRIVRNYACRNTESTENERSNDPTMLKSWDEMFGTTDRNEVEKQCREEGFETEWLEHDGLRLTSTQPVFRDHPVTGTRAWFNHTTTFHSGTALAELSRIAKYRPSERHQGLVKIATLLQEKLEATPPEERSMHCTHLDGSEISQADLEVVRDTIWKHLVVEPWERGDVVAIDNYSISHGRLPYEGARKIAVCWA